From a region of the Desulfobaccales bacterium genome:
- a CDS encoding SDR family oxidoreductase: MNPKPLLVTGATGYVGGRLVPRLLSAGCRVRALGRSLDKLRSRPWGNHPLIELAQGDVMDAVSLRQATRGCWAAFYLVHSMTAAARDFPEADRQAAQNMVRAAAEAGLDRIIYLGGLGGEDDPHLSEHLRSRHEVARILQSGAVPSTILRAAMILGSGGAAFEILRYLVDRLPVMITPRWVHTPVQPIAIRNVLTYLIGCLVRDETRGQTFDIGGPEVVTYRQLMDIYAEEAHLHRRLVIPVPVLTPRLSSYWIHLVTPIPASLAQPLAAGLANPVVCQDNRIRDLIPQELLSCRQTIRLALQRIAQQRVETCWSDAGSLAPPEWVSCGDAGYAGGTVLSLGYRVLLAATPEEVWQVVTQIGGQTGWYYGDSLWAIRGGVDRLLGGSGLRRGRRHPTELQVGDALDFFRVLEIDPNRRLLLLAEMKLPGEATLEFRLSPIPDGSTELTQTARFLPRGLAGIAYWYALDPFHKNLYPGMLRAIAAATGKPMTAGPERVGGK; encoded by the coding sequence ATGAACCCAAAACCGCTTCTGGTCACCGGCGCCACCGGCTACGTGGGCGGCCGCCTGGTCCCCCGGCTCCTTTCGGCGGGGTGCCGGGTCCGAGCCTTAGGACGTTCTCTGGACAAATTGCGCAGTCGGCCCTGGGGCAACCATCCCCTCATCGAGCTGGCCCAGGGAGACGTCATGGACGCAGTATCGCTGCGCCAGGCAACCCGAGGCTGCTGGGCGGCCTTTTACCTGGTGCACTCCATGACTGCGGCAGCCCGGGACTTCCCGGAAGCCGACCGCCAGGCTGCCCAAAATATGGTCCGGGCTGCGGCAGAGGCTGGCCTTGACCGCATCATCTATTTAGGCGGCCTGGGGGGCGAGGACGACCCCCACTTAAGCGAGCATCTGCGTTCCCGCCATGAAGTGGCCCGGATTCTGCAATCGGGGGCCGTTCCCAGCACGATTCTGCGTGCCGCCATGATCCTGGGGTCCGGTGGCGCGGCCTTTGAAATATTGCGTTACCTGGTGGACCGCCTGCCGGTGATGATCACTCCCCGATGGGTGCACACCCCGGTCCAGCCCATTGCCATCCGCAATGTTCTCACCTATCTGATTGGCTGCTTGGTACGCGACGAGACCAGGGGGCAGACGTTTGACATCGGGGGACCGGAAGTGGTGACCTACCGGCAACTGATGGATATCTATGCCGAAGAAGCCCACCTCCACCGGCGCCTGGTCATTCCGGTGCCGGTTCTCACTCCCCGGCTCAGTTCCTACTGGATTCACTTGGTGACCCCCATTCCTGCCTCCCTGGCCCAGCCCTTGGCCGCAGGCCTGGCCAATCCGGTGGTCTGCCAGGATAATCGCATCCGGGACCTCATCCCCCAGGAGTTGCTCAGTTGCCGTCAGACCATCCGGCTGGCCCTGCAAAGGATCGCCCAGCAACGGGTGGAAACCTGCTGGAGCGACGCCGGCTCCCTGGCTCCTCCGGAATGGGTCTCCTGCGGCGACGCCGGCTACGCCGGGGGCACCGTGCTCAGCCTGGGCTACCGGGTGCTTCTTGCGGCCACCCCTGAAGAGGTTTGGCAGGTTGTCACCCAGATCGGCGGACAGACGGGCTGGTACTACGGCGACTCCTTGTGGGCCATTCGGGGCGGGGTGGACCGTCTCCTGGGAGGCTCGGGACTGCGGCGCGGCCGCCGCCACCCCACCGAACTCCAGGTGGGCGACGCCCTGGATTTTTTCCGGGTGTTGGAAATCGACCCTAACCGGCGCTTGCTGCTGCTGGCCGAAATGAAGCTGCCGGGCGAGGCCACCTTGGAATTCCGCCTCTCCCCCATACCCGACGGCAGCACCGAACTTACCCAGACCGCGCGCTTCCTGCCCCGGGGCCTTGCGGGCATCGCCTACTGGTACGCGCTCGACCCTTTCCACAAGAACCTCTATCCGGGCATGCTCCGGGCCATCGCCGCGGCCACCGGCAAACCCATGACCGCCGGTCCGGAACGGGTTGGCGGAAAATAA
- a CDS encoding DUF523 and DUF1722 domain-containing protein yields MQKIRLGISACLLGRQVRFDGGHQLDRFITGTLGHYVEFIPVCPEMECGLGVPREAMRLVGEPSAPRLVTVRTKIDHTERLVKWAENRVRELAQEDLCGFIFKSKSPSSGMERVKVYNEPARGAPVTTGVGLFARIFMERFPLLPVEDEGRLHDPGLRENFIERIFVFQRWRELLAASPGRGGLVAFHTRHKLLILAHSAEHYRELGKLVAQAKELPAPELYERYQSRLMEALRLKATPKKNTNVLHHLMGYFKQDLSAEEKQELLEIIDNYHQGYVPLVVPVTLINHYVRKYHQPYLQEQSYLHPHPVELQLRNHV; encoded by the coding sequence ATGCAAAAAATCCGGCTGGGAATCAGCGCCTGCTTGCTGGGCCGGCAGGTCAGGTTCGACGGCGGCCACCAGTTAGACCGCTTCATCACCGGTACCCTGGGCCACTATGTGGAATTTATCCCTGTCTGTCCCGAAATGGAGTGTGGCCTGGGAGTGCCCCGGGAAGCCATGCGCCTGGTGGGCGAACCCTCTGCCCCCCGCCTCGTGACCGTCCGCACCAAGATCGATCACACGGAACGTCTGGTAAAATGGGCCGAAAACCGGGTGCGGGAACTGGCCCAGGAAGATTTGTGCGGCTTCATTTTTAAGAGCAAATCCCCCAGCAGCGGCATGGAGCGGGTCAAGGTCTATAATGAGCCGGCCCGGGGCGCACCGGTGACCACGGGAGTAGGGCTGTTTGCCCGGATATTCATGGAGCGCTTCCCACTCCTGCCGGTGGAAGACGAAGGCCGCCTGCATGATCCCGGGCTCCGGGAAAACTTCATCGAACGCATTTTCGTATTCCAGCGCTGGCGGGAACTCCTGGCCGCGTCACCCGGCCGCGGCGGCCTGGTAGCCTTCCATACCCGGCACAAACTGCTTATCCTGGCCCACAGTGCCGAGCATTACCGGGAGCTGGGCAAACTGGTGGCGCAGGCCAAAGAGCTGCCGGCGCCGGAACTCTATGAGCGCTATCAGTCCCGGCTCATGGAGGCGCTGCGCCTGAAAGCCACCCCCAAGAAAAACACCAACGTCTTGCATCATCTGATGGGGTATTTCAAGCAGGATCTGTCGGCTGAGGAAAAGCAGGAATTACTTGAGATTATCGATAATTATCATCAAGGCTACGTGCCTCTGGTGGTGCCCGTCACCTTGATCAATCATTATGTCCGCAAATATCATCAGCCTTACCTGCAAGAGCAGTCTTACCTCCACCCCCATCCGGTGGAATTGCAGCTTCGCAACCATGTGTGA